One Staphylococcus ratti DNA segment encodes these proteins:
- the recN gene encoding DNA repair protein RecN, with translation MLQSLSIKQFAIIDELEIQFGEGLTVLSGETGAGKSIIIDAIGQLIGMRASSDFVRHGEKKAIIEGIFDIDHAREAHQILDDIGIDLTEDFLIVKREIFNSGKSMCRINNTTVTLQDLRKVMQQLLDIHGQHETQSLLKQKYHIELLDRYAEPQYQEALDTYAQTYQRHKTKIKELEELESADQALLQRLDLMKFQYDELKEAHLQEGEMEQLELDIKRIQNSENLSHALNAAYTTLTDEHAITDRLYELNTQLQRIDQILPERYQKLKEDVDQFYYTLEDAKHQIYDEINQTDFDEQYLNELESRMNLLNNLKRKYGKDIPELILYQGKIEDEINKIENYEESTSQLRAEIATLANQLQEDGKVLSKERRHVARTLRDHIVDEIQNLQMKDANLEIAFTLYDTPQLDGLERVEFLISPNKGEPLKSLNKIASGGELSRIMLALKSIFVNARGQTAILFDEVDSGVSGQAAQKMAEKMKQIASVIQVICISHLPQVASMSDHHLYISKHEKDDRTTTQIKALVGDERIEEVARMISGATVTELTLKNAKEMIEQNQR, from the coding sequence ATGTTACAAAGCCTTTCAATTAAACAATTTGCGATTATTGATGAACTTGAAATTCAATTTGGTGAAGGTTTAACAGTATTAAGTGGTGAAACAGGTGCTGGTAAATCAATTATTATCGACGCAATTGGTCAATTAATTGGGATGCGTGCGTCGTCTGATTTTGTGCGTCACGGAGAGAAAAAAGCCATTATCGAAGGTATATTTGATATAGATCATGCTAGAGAGGCACATCAAATTCTTGATGACATTGGCATTGATTTGACAGAGGATTTCCTAATTGTTAAACGAGAAATTTTCAACTCTGGAAAAAGCATGTGTCGCATCAACAATACAACTGTAACTTTGCAAGACTTACGAAAAGTCATGCAACAACTATTAGATATACATGGACAACATGAAACGCAATCTCTTTTAAAGCAAAAGTATCATATTGAATTGTTAGATCGCTACGCTGAACCTCAATATCAAGAAGCTTTAGATACGTACGCTCAAACATATCAACGTCATAAGACAAAAATTAAAGAATTGGAAGAGTTAGAATCAGCCGACCAGGCTCTATTACAACGTCTTGATTTAATGAAATTCCAATATGATGAACTCAAAGAAGCCCATCTACAAGAAGGTGAGATGGAACAATTAGAATTAGATATTAAACGTATTCAAAACTCTGAAAATTTAAGTCACGCGTTAAATGCAGCTTATACTACTTTAACAGACGAACATGCTATTACAGATCGTCTGTATGAATTAAACACGCAATTGCAGCGCATTGATCAAATTTTGCCCGAACGCTATCAAAAACTCAAAGAAGACGTCGATCAGTTTTATTACACGTTAGAAGATGCAAAGCATCAAATTTATGATGAAATTAACCAAACTGATTTTGATGAACAATATTTAAATGAATTAGAATCGAGAATGAATTTGCTTAACAATTTAAAACGAAAATATGGCAAAGACATTCCAGAGCTTATCCTCTATCAAGGGAAAATTGAGGACGAAATTAATAAAATTGAAAATTACGAAGAAAGCACTTCTCAATTAAGAGCCGAAATCGCAACGCTTGCAAATCAACTCCAAGAAGATGGAAAAGTGTTATCTAAAGAAAGGCGACACGTTGCTAGAACTTTGCGAGACCATATTGTTGATGAAATCCAAAATCTACAAATGAAAGATGCGAATTTAGAAATTGCATTCACTTTGTATGATACACCTCAGCTAGATGGGTTGGAACGTGTTGAATTTTTGATTAGTCCAAATAAAGGGGAACCTTTGAAAAGTTTAAATAAAATAGCTAGCGGTGGTGAACTATCCCGTATTATGCTAGCGCTAAAGAGCATATTCGTGAATGCCCGTGGTCAAACTGCCATTTTATTTGATGAAGTCGATTCAGGCGTATCCGGACAAGCTGCCCAAAAGATGGCTGAAAAAATGAAACAAATTGCATCTGTTATACAAGTGATTTGCATTTCCCATTTGCCTCAAGTTGCGTCAATGAGTGATCATCACTTATATATTTCTAAGCATGAAAAAGATGATCGTACAACAACACAAATCAAAGCATTAGTAGGCGACGAGCGGATTGAAGAAGTCGCACGTATGATTTCAGGTGCAACTGTCACAGAACTCACACTAAAAAATGCCAAAGAAATGATTGAACAAAACCAACGCTAA
- a CDS encoding phosphate acyltransferase gives MSFHTLFQNSDKLNGNIAIVNAVNESTIQVIQTVLSKTNATFTLYNHQDVSELIRSYELPMAHLKRIHIHTFNSEEEAITQCLDDLNHQRVDILMKGLISTSQILSAVLKHLKQQHAKPFFLNHVACCEIPTYHKLLLISDVALNIAPSLEEHHKMIDNIAHFTTQLGYDALKIALLSSVEKETDKLPSSVQAAQLKCLYANQPERNNIEVDGPLALDNAISKQSATLKGIDSTVAGDADVLIVPHLDVGNVLYKSLTYFGHASVASLIIGAPYPIVLTSRADSVANKTHSVLLALKTLS, from the coding sequence GTGTCTTTTCATACATTGTTTCAAAATTCGGATAAACTTAATGGTAACATTGCTATCGTGAATGCTGTCAACGAATCAACCATTCAAGTGATACAAACTGTATTGTCTAAAACAAATGCAACTTTTACGTTATATAACCATCAAGACGTATCAGAATTAATTAGGTCTTATGAATTACCAATGGCTCATTTAAAACGCATACACATTCACACATTCAATTCGGAAGAAGAAGCGATAACGCAATGTTTAGATGATTTGAATCATCAACGTGTCGATATCCTAATGAAAGGATTAATCTCAACGAGTCAAATTTTATCTGCAGTACTCAAACATTTAAAACAACAACACGCGAAGCCATTCTTTTTAAATCATGTCGCATGTTGTGAAATACCAACCTATCATAAACTGCTGTTGATATCTGATGTAGCTCTTAACATCGCACCATCACTAGAAGAGCATCATAAAATGATAGATAACATTGCACATTTTACAACTCAACTAGGTTACGATGCGCTTAAAATAGCGTTACTTTCATCTGTTGAGAAAGAAACTGATAAGCTACCTTCGTCTGTACAGGCAGCTCAATTGAAATGCCTTTACGCAAACCAACCCGAAAGAAATAATATTGAGGTTGACGGTCCACTTGCTTTAGATAATGCTATTAGCAAACAAAGCGCTACTTTAAAAGGCATTGATTCTACAGTTGCAGGAGATGCAGATGTATTAATCGTGCCGCATTTGGATGTCGGAAATGTATTGTATAAGTCACTAACTTATTTTGGTCATGCTAGCGTGGCAAGCTTAATCATTGGTGCACCTTATCCAATCGTTTTAACCTCTCGGGCTGATTCAGTTGCAAATAAAACGCATTCTGTATTACTCGCATTAAAAACATTATCTTAA
- the buk gene encoding butyrate kinase, which produces MVRILVLNLGSTSSKIAIFDDNINVLSTTIVHENNLTQLTLIEQKPVRQEAILQWLNNNNITLDSIDAIACRGGLLKPIIGGTYYVNAHVYDDLKSFNYGIHASNLSGIIGYELGQNHQIPVFTSDPVVVDELIDAVRYTGIPGIQRKSIFHALNHKATARRYAQDVNQSYDNLNLIVIHMGGGVSVAAHAQGNVIDVNEALYGEGPMALNRSGSIPNDALMAYQAEHAYSIDQMKRLFSAQSGLQAYVGSSDFKWIMDQYETDLQTRHVIDAFAIQIAKAIGERAALLQGNVDQILFTGGMSYSASFINLLKPYIEWIAPVSAYPGEFEMQALAENASLAFQGDIPVNTYS; this is translated from the coding sequence ATGGTTCGTATTTTAGTCCTTAATTTAGGGAGCACCTCGAGTAAAATTGCTATTTTTGATGACAACATCAATGTATTAAGCACGACTATAGTTCATGAGAACAATTTGACTCAATTAACGTTAATTGAACAAAAACCTGTGCGCCAAGAAGCTATATTACAATGGCTCAATAATAACAATATTACACTTGACTCCATCGATGCTATTGCTTGTAGAGGCGGCTTACTTAAGCCTATAATTGGAGGTACTTATTACGTAAATGCACATGTATATGACGACTTAAAATCATTTAATTACGGTATACATGCTTCAAATTTAAGTGGCATTATCGGATATGAGTTAGGTCAAAATCATCAAATCCCTGTCTTTACTTCCGACCCTGTAGTCGTAGATGAATTAATAGATGCAGTAAGATATACTGGTATTCCAGGTATTCAGAGAAAAAGTATTTTTCATGCTTTGAACCATAAAGCTACTGCACGACGATATGCTCAAGATGTAAACCAATCTTATGACAATTTAAATTTAATTGTCATACATATGGGAGGCGGGGTGAGTGTCGCTGCACATGCACAAGGCAACGTTATCGACGTAAATGAAGCACTTTATGGTGAAGGGCCGATGGCATTAAATAGGTCAGGCTCCATTCCAAATGATGCACTGATGGCATATCAAGCAGAACATGCTTACAGTATAGACCAAATGAAGCGTCTGTTTTCTGCACAATCCGGGCTGCAAGCCTATGTCGGTTCTTCCGATTTCAAATGGATAATGGACCAATACGAAACGGATCTTCAAACAAGGCATGTGATAGATGCTTTTGCAATTCAAATTGCTAAAGCGATTGGTGAAAGAGCAGCATTGTTACAAGGTAATGTAGATCAAATCCTTTTTACAGGTGGTATGAGTTATAGTGCATCGTTTATCAACCTTTTAAAACCGTATATTGAGTGGATAGCACCAGTATCAGCGTATCCTGGTGAATTTGAAATGCAGGCATTAGCTGAAAATGCATCACTCGCTTTTCAGGGAGACATTCCTGTTAATACATACAGTTAG
- the lpdA gene encoding dihydrolipoyl dehydrogenase yields the protein MAKEKYDLVILGGGIAGYSAAIRASQLGKSVALVEKDKLGGTCLHRGCIPTKSFLKSAEVFKYIQNAQQFGIHVDSPTIDFNAILERKSKIVESMYQGVQNLIKQNKIDVFNGTGRLLGASIFTPQSGTVSVEYDSGDSELLPNDYVLIATGSKPIELPILPFDHHMILSSDDMMQMTSLPDRIAIIGGGVIGLEFASLLNTLGVNVTLIEASERILFNETEHVSRQMKQQLSRQGITILEKTSITSDNITISDNEVTFELDDTITVDKVLVSIGRQAITDDLGLNNTKVELTDRKTIQTNALMQTADTHIYAAGDVIGQLQLAHVGAKEGITAVEHMFNETPLPINYHQMPRCIYTQPEVASIGQNEQTAKANGIETRVVKAPFKANGKALIESNDNPDGFAELVFDKQSNTFIGASLIGPRVTELINELSLLTFMDGSALELGSAVHAHPSVSELLMELGLKAEKQSIHI from the coding sequence ATGGCAAAAGAAAAATATGATTTAGTGATACTAGGCGGCGGAATTGCTGGTTATTCTGCAGCGATTCGTGCAAGTCAACTCGGTAAATCAGTTGCACTCGTTGAAAAAGATAAATTAGGCGGAACATGTTTACATCGTGGATGTATTCCAACAAAATCATTTTTAAAATCTGCTGAAGTGTTTAAATATATTCAAAATGCGCAACAATTTGGAATTCATGTTGATTCACCGACTATAGATTTTAATGCGATTTTAGAACGCAAATCAAAAATTGTTGAAAGTATGTATCAAGGTGTTCAAAACTTAATCAAACAAAATAAAATTGATGTCTTTAACGGTACAGGTCGCTTATTAGGCGCCTCTATTTTCACACCTCAAAGCGGAACAGTGTCCGTCGAATATGATTCGGGTGACTCGGAACTACTGCCTAATGATTACGTGTTAATCGCCACAGGATCAAAACCTATCGAATTACCTATCTTACCTTTTGATCATCATATGATTTTAAGCAGTGATGATATGATGCAAATGACTTCATTGCCTGACCGTATTGCTATTATAGGTGGGGGTGTTATCGGTTTAGAATTTGCAAGTCTTTTAAATACACTAGGTGTTAACGTTACGCTTATTGAAGCTTCGGAGCGTATCCTTTTTAATGAAACAGAACATGTGAGTCGTCAAATGAAACAGCAGCTCTCACGTCAAGGCATTACAATATTAGAAAAGACATCTATCACCTCGGATAATATCACTATTTCAGATAATGAAGTGACATTTGAATTAGATGATACCATTACCGTCGATAAAGTCCTTGTATCGATTGGACGTCAAGCTATCACTGATGATTTAGGCTTAAACAACACTAAAGTGGAACTCACCGATAGAAAAACAATCCAAACGAATGCATTAATGCAAACGGCAGATACACATATTTATGCAGCTGGTGACGTTATTGGCCAATTGCAACTTGCGCACGTTGGTGCAAAAGAAGGAATTACTGCAGTTGAACACATGTTTAATGAAACGCCTTTGCCAATCAACTATCATCAAATGCCACGTTGTATCTATACACAACCTGAAGTCGCTTCTATTGGTCAAAATGAGCAAACAGCTAAAGCAAATGGTATCGAAACTCGCGTAGTTAAAGCACCTTTTAAAGCAAATGGAAAAGCTTTAATTGAATCAAACGACAACCCTGATGGCTTTGCGGAATTGGTTTTTGATAAGCAATCTAATACTTTTATTGGTGCTTCACTCATAGGGCCACGTGTAACAGAACTCATCAACGAATTAAGCTTATTAACTTTTATGGATGGCTCTGCTTTAGAACTAGGCAGTGCGGTTCATGCGCATCCGTCAGTATCAGAACTTTTAATGGAACTTGGTTTAAAAGCTGAAAAACAATCCATTCACATTTAG
- a CDS encoding thiamine pyrophosphate-dependent dehydrogenase E1 component subunit alpha, whose translation MKDYREAHLTVEDLKNMYAAMDLGRKLDERMWLLNRAGKIPFVISCQGQEATQIGAAYALQKGDITAPYYRDLALVTYLGMTPLETMYSAFGKRDDISSGGKQMPSHFSKKSVGIMSQGSSVATQILHAVGAALSLKMDGKKHIALTSLGEGSSNQGDFHEGLNFAGVHKLPFICLIENNKYAISVSKELQYGAEYLSDRAKGYGMFGETVDGNDPIAVYQAMKTARERGINGEGSTLIEAMCTRLTAHSSDDDDRYRTDDEKTLDKSNDCNVQFKKYLIDEVQIDEAWFEDIEKQNKQYVHEATKQAEASPYPDPSETYTHVYDQEDEKNA comes from the coding sequence ATGAAAGATTACAGAGAAGCCCATCTCACAGTTGAAGATTTAAAGAATATGTATGCGGCTATGGATTTAGGTCGTAAGTTAGATGAACGTATGTGGTTATTAAACCGTGCGGGAAAAATTCCTTTTGTGATTAGTTGTCAAGGTCAAGAAGCAACGCAAATTGGAGCAGCCTATGCCTTACAAAAAGGTGATATTACTGCACCTTATTATCGCGACTTAGCATTGGTCACATATTTAGGCATGACGCCATTAGAAACGATGTATTCAGCATTTGGTAAACGCGATGATATTAGCTCAGGCGGTAAACAAATGCCTTCACATTTTAGTAAAAAATCAGTAGGTATCATGTCTCAAGGGTCCTCTGTGGCAACACAAATTTTACACGCTGTTGGGGCAGCATTATCACTCAAAATGGACGGTAAAAAGCATATTGCTTTAACTTCATTAGGAGAAGGTAGTTCAAACCAAGGTGATTTTCATGAAGGTTTAAACTTTGCCGGTGTACATAAATTGCCATTTATATGTTTAATTGAAAATAATAAATATGCGATTTCAGTTTCTAAAGAATTGCAATATGGCGCAGAATACTTATCAGATCGTGCAAAGGGCTACGGCATGTTCGGGGAAACTGTAGACGGAAATGATCCGATTGCGGTTTATCAAGCGATGAAAACTGCGCGTGAACGTGGTATTAATGGCGAAGGGAGCACATTAATTGAAGCAATGTGTACAAGATTAACCGCACATTCTTCTGATGATGATGATCGCTATCGAACTGACGATGAAAAAACATTAGATAAGTCGAACGACTGTAATGTGCAATTTAAAAAGTATTTAATCGATGAAGTTCAAATAGATGAAGCTTGGTTTGAAGATATAGAAAAACAAAATAAACAGTATGTACATGAAGCAACGAAACAAGCTGAGGCTTCTCCTTACCCTGATCCTTCAGAAACGTATACGCATGTTTATGACCAGGAGGATGAAAAAAATGCCTAA
- a CDS encoding alpha-ketoacid dehydrogenase subunit beta, translating into MPKLTYLDAIKNALDLALEKDDQTFILGEDVGKKGGVFGVTAGLQEKYGLYRVLDTPLAESNIVGSAIGAAMMGKRPIAEIQFAEYILPATNQIMSEAAKMRYRSNNDWQVPLTIRAPFGGGIHGALYHSQSIESVFASTPGLTVVIPSSPYDAKGLLLSAIQSNDPVLFFEHKKAYRLLKEEVPEDYYTVPLYKADVKRKGSDITVFTYGLAVNYSLQAADLLAEEGFDVEVVDLRTVYPLDQETIIERAKKTGKCLLITEDNKEGSVMSEVAAIIAEHCLFDLDAPIMRLAGPDVPAMPFSPPLEDEFMINPEKIKNKMRELATF; encoded by the coding sequence ATGCCTAAATTAACATATTTGGATGCAATTAAAAACGCGTTAGATTTAGCTTTAGAAAAAGATGACCAAACTTTTATTCTCGGAGAAGACGTAGGTAAAAAGGGCGGCGTTTTTGGTGTTACCGCAGGACTTCAAGAAAAATATGGACTTTATCGTGTATTAGATACCCCACTAGCAGAATCTAATATTGTAGGTTCCGCCATTGGAGCAGCAATGATGGGTAAAAGACCGATTGCAGAAATACAGTTTGCCGAGTATATTTTGCCAGCAACAAACCAAATTATGAGTGAAGCAGCTAAAATGCGTTATCGTTCTAATAATGATTGGCAAGTGCCTTTAACTATTCGCGCACCATTCGGAGGTGGCATTCACGGTGCGCTATATCATTCACAAAGTATTGAAAGTGTTTTCGCTTCAACACCTGGTTTAACCGTTGTTATCCCGTCATCACCATATGATGCCAAAGGTTTATTACTATCAGCTATTCAATCAAACGATCCTGTGTTATTCTTTGAACATAAAAAAGCCTATCGATTATTAAAAGAAGAAGTGCCTGAAGATTATTACACAGTGCCTTTATATAAAGCTGATGTTAAACGTAAAGGTAGCGACATTACAGTCTTTACTTATGGACTCGCCGTTAACTATTCTTTACAAGCTGCCGATTTATTAGCTGAAGAAGGTTTTGATGTCGAAGTTGTTGATTTAAGAACTGTGTATCCATTAGACCAAGAAACAATTATTGAACGTGCGAAAAAGACTGGAAAATGTTTATTAATAACCGAAGACAATAAAGAAGGTAGCGTTATGTCAGAAGTCGCAGCAATTATTGCAGAACACTGTTTATTTGATTTAGATGCACCTATCATGAGACTCGCAGGTCCTGATGTTCCAGCAATGCCATTTTCGCCACCACTTGAAGATGAATTTATGATTAATCCAGAAAAAATTAAAAACAAAATGCGTGAACTTGCAACATTTTAA
- a CDS encoding dihydrolipoamide acetyltransferase family protein: MEIKMPKLGESVHEGTIEQWLVQVGDVVEEYDPLCEVITDKVTAEVPSSFSGKITKIHVSAGETISIGTVICEMEVEDEASGEMNSAEPQTQAESTETNERNQIEATLTPNTPMTKQAKNNGRYSPVVFKIASQHNIDLEEVQGTGFEGRVTKKDIEAFVASMSSQPAVTQETAQKPTSSSITGSQAPQSPACDASSVIPVKGVRKQIAQKMVQSVQEIPHAWMKIEVDATELTKTRNHYKTQFKAQEGYNLTFFAFFVKAVAEALHQYPMLNSSWQNDEIHMHKEINLSIAVAAEDKLFVPVIKNADEKSIKGIAREIATLAKKARQNQLSSEDMQGGTFTVNNTGSFGSVSSMGIINHPQAAILQVESIVKRPVVIDDMIAIRHMVNLCLSIDHRILDGLQAGQFLNEVKSRIERYTLESTQIY; this comes from the coding sequence ATGGAAATTAAAATGCCAAAATTAGGTGAAAGTGTCCATGAAGGCACGATCGAACAATGGCTTGTTCAAGTGGGGGATGTCGTAGAAGAATATGATCCATTATGTGAAGTCATTACAGATAAAGTCACAGCAGAGGTGCCGTCCTCATTTTCAGGAAAAATAACGAAGATTCATGTCTCAGCCGGCGAAACGATCTCAATAGGTACCGTTATATGTGAAATGGAAGTTGAAGATGAAGCATCCGGTGAAATGAATTCTGCAGAACCTCAAACACAAGCGGAAAGCACAGAAACAAATGAACGTAATCAGATTGAAGCAACATTGACGCCAAATACACCGATGACGAAACAAGCTAAAAATAACGGCCGTTATTCACCTGTTGTTTTCAAAATTGCTTCTCAACATAATATTGATTTAGAAGAAGTGCAAGGCACGGGTTTTGAAGGGCGTGTAACGAAAAAGGATATCGAAGCTTTTGTCGCATCTATGTCTAGCCAACCAGCCGTCACACAAGAAACTGCTCAAAAACCAACGTCTTCTTCAATAACTGGCAGTCAAGCACCTCAATCTCCAGCATGCGATGCGTCATCCGTAATACCAGTCAAAGGTGTGCGTAAACAAATCGCGCAAAAAATGGTGCAAAGCGTTCAAGAAATTCCACATGCATGGATGAAAATAGAAGTAGACGCGACTGAACTAACGAAAACACGTAATCACTACAAAACGCAATTCAAAGCACAAGAAGGTTACAACCTTACATTTTTTGCATTTTTCGTTAAAGCAGTGGCAGAGGCTTTACATCAATATCCGATGCTCAATAGTTCATGGCAGAATGATGAAATTCACATGCATAAAGAAATTAACCTTTCAATCGCTGTAGCAGCTGAAGACAAATTGTTCGTCCCTGTAATTAAAAATGCAGATGAAAAATCTATTAAAGGCATTGCTAGAGAAATTGCAACACTCGCTAAAAAAGCACGTCAAAACCAACTTTCAAGCGAAGACATGCAAGGCGGAACGTTTACAGTGAATAATACTGGAAGCTTTGGTTCTGTAAGCTCAATGGGAATTATCAATCATCCACAAGCTGCTATTTTACAAGTAGAATCTATTGTTAAACGTCCCGTTGTTATTGATGATATGATTGCGATTCGTCATATGGTTAATCTTTGTTTGTCCATTGATCACCGTATTCTAGATGGTTTACAAGCTGGGCAATTTTTAAATGAAGTGAAATCACGTATTGAGCGCTACACACTAGAAAGCACTCAAATCTATTAA
- the brxB gene encoding bacilliredoxin BrxB — protein MDLNFDLYMNDVVNQARKEMDTAGYQQLTTEEEVDSVLSKEGTTLVMINSVCGCAGGIARPAATHALHYDVLPDRLVTVFAGQDKEATQRARDYFEGYAPSSPSFALVKDGKVTEMIERHQIEGHDTMSVITQLQRLFDKYCEEK, from the coding sequence ATGGATTTAAATTTTGATTTATATATGAATGATGTAGTGAATCAAGCAAGAAAAGAAATGGATACAGCAGGTTACCAACAATTAACAACAGAAGAAGAAGTAGATAGTGTATTATCAAAAGAAGGTACAACACTTGTCATGATTAATTCTGTTTGCGGCTGTGCAGGAGGCATCGCACGTCCTGCTGCCACACACGCACTTCATTATGATGTACTACCAGATCGCTTAGTAACTGTATTTGCTGGACAAGATAAAGAGGCTACACAACGTGCAAGAGATTATTTTGAAGGCTATGCACCATCTAGCCCATCTTTCGCACTTGTAAAAGATGGCAAAGTTACAGAAATGATTGAGCGCCATCAAATCGAAGGTCATGATACGATGAGCGTGATTACTCAGTTACAACGTTTATTTGATAAATACTGTGAAGAAAAGTAA
- a CDS encoding aromatic acid exporter family protein yields the protein MMRLNPYRIGFRTIKTAVGMALGVIIAKLLGLDNYASSAILVVLCIKDTKMHSVNAIVSRFVSCLIAIGFGSLVFPIFGQHALVLGLIVLLFIPLTVVINMQEGVVTSSVILLHFFNAPQINFALVVNEILLITVGLTIAFLMNSIMPSLDKDLKKYKLEIEAQIRDIFYQYSHACATHDNQLKISFQPLHLSIQKAKSIAFRDVKNHFVRNENSYYHYFDMRENQVEILKRIHHHIHHIEANDPISKRVADVFKEMAENVNENNYTAQRLHMVYHVRLEIDKEPLPTTHEALHTRSSMIQMLYDTEEYLTIKSKFGNLKMHHEV from the coding sequence ATGATGCGTTTAAATCCCTATCGTATAGGATTTAGAACGATTAAAACTGCGGTCGGAATGGCACTAGGCGTTATTATCGCTAAGCTTTTAGGTTTAGATAATTATGCATCTAGTGCTATTTTAGTTGTTTTATGTATTAAAGATACGAAAATGCATTCTGTCAATGCGATAGTGTCACGCTTTGTTTCGTGTTTAATCGCGATTGGTTTTGGCTCATTAGTTTTTCCAATCTTCGGTCAGCATGCACTCGTATTAGGTTTAATCGTTTTATTATTTATTCCACTTACCGTTGTTATTAATATGCAAGAAGGGGTTGTGACAAGTAGCGTTATATTACTTCACTTTTTCAATGCCCCTCAAATTAATTTTGCATTAGTAGTTAACGAAATATTATTAATCACCGTTGGTTTAACTATTGCATTTTTAATGAATTCAATTATGCCGAGCTTAGACAAAGATCTCAAAAAGTATAAACTGGAGATTGAAGCACAAATTAGAGATATTTTTTATCAATATAGCCACGCTTGTGCTACCCATGACAATCAACTTAAAATATCGTTTCAACCGCTACACCTCTCTATTCAAAAAGCAAAGTCAATTGCCTTTAGAGATGTCAAAAACCACTTTGTGAGAAACGAAAATAGCTATTATCACTATTTTGATATGAGAGAAAATCAAGTCGAAATTTTAAAACGAATTCACCATCATATTCATCATATAGAAGCTAACGATCCAATTTCAAAACGTGTAGCTGATGTATTCAAAGAAATGGCAGAAAATGTGAATGAAAATAACTATACAGCCCAACGCTTGCACATGGTCTATCATGTACGATTAGAAATTGATAAAGAGCCACTACCAACTACACACGAAGCCTTGCATACACGCTCAAGTATGATTCAAATGTTGTATGATACCGAAGAATACCTCACAATTAAATCAAAATTTGGAAACTTAAAAATGCATCATGAAGTGTAA
- the prli42 gene encoding stressosome-associated protein Prli42, translating into MLNEKVRKVLLIIMLVAIVVSLILPGVAPILNM; encoded by the coding sequence GTGTTAAATGAAAAAGTTAGAAAAGTATTGTTAATTATTATGCTTGTGGCGATTGTAGTGTCGTTAATTTTGCCTGGTGTCGCACCGATATTAAATATGTAG